From a region of the Mycobacteroides saopaulense genome:
- a CDS encoding TetR/AcrR family transcriptional regulator: MTEKVSRGDYFKAAFELLATGGKPALTTTAVCRRLGVTTGSLYHHFGSGAEFYKAVIDHWENEVTPAQRRRADAVSDPRERLAVLEQLARDADHEAEKAIRAWASTDRHVAAAMQRVDQVRHRHLTKSYVDAGFAPDRADTLARIGFSILVGAQQIGTRVDRRRLNAALDEYSVWINSWVPAEAATSR; encoded by the coding sequence ATGACCGAGAAGGTCTCGCGCGGGGACTACTTCAAAGCCGCATTCGAGCTGCTGGCCACCGGCGGCAAACCGGCGCTGACCACGACCGCGGTATGCCGTCGCCTAGGCGTCACCACCGGGTCTCTCTACCACCACTTCGGTAGCGGGGCAGAGTTTTACAAGGCCGTCATCGACCACTGGGAAAACGAGGTCACTCCGGCGCAGCGCAGGCGCGCCGACGCAGTGTCCGATCCCCGGGAACGCCTCGCGGTACTCGAACAGCTGGCCCGCGACGCCGACCATGAGGCGGAAAAGGCCATCCGAGCCTGGGCCAGCACCGATCGTCATGTCGCCGCAGCGATGCAGCGGGTGGACCAGGTCAGACACAGGCACCTGACCAAGAGTTACGTAGATGCCGGGTTTGCCCCTGACCGCGCGGATACCCTGGCCCGCATCGGATTCAGCATTCTTGTGGGCGCGCAACAAATCGGCACTCGCGTGGACCGCAGGCGGCTCAATGCCGCACTCGACGAGTACTCCGTCTGGATCAACTCGTGGGTGCCTGCGGAGGCTGCCACTTCCCGGTGA